One window of the Leucobacter komagatae genome contains the following:
- the lipA gene encoding lipoyl synthase → MTVKILPSTGERPEPEERRLLRVEAKNAATPIERKPEWIKTRARTGPEYRAVQQLVKSEGLHTVCAEAGCPNIYECWEDREATFLIGGSICTRRCDFCQITSGKPLPLDRDEPRRVAESVRTMGLRYATITGVTRDDLPDTGAWLYAETIRQIHALNPGAGVEVLADDLGGRPEDLEQVFEASPEVFAHNLETVPRIFRRIRPGFRYERSLGVLERARAAGMITKSNLILGMGETSAEISSTMRELRDAGCDILTLTQYLRPSKLHHPVERWVRPEEFVDLTKEAEGLGFSGVLAGPLVRSSYRAGRLWAQAMTRKGNAIPAQLRHLEKAAETADLASTFPQAVATL, encoded by the coding sequence ATGACCGTCAAGATTCTGCCTTCAACCGGGGAACGCCCCGAGCCCGAGGAGCGGCGGCTGCTGCGGGTCGAAGCGAAGAACGCCGCCACACCGATCGAGCGAAAGCCCGAGTGGATCAAGACTCGCGCACGCACCGGGCCCGAATACCGCGCCGTGCAGCAGCTCGTGAAGTCGGAAGGCCTGCACACCGTCTGCGCGGAAGCGGGGTGCCCGAACATCTACGAGTGCTGGGAGGACCGCGAGGCCACCTTCCTCATCGGCGGGTCGATCTGCACGCGCCGATGTGATTTCTGCCAAATCACGTCAGGGAAGCCACTCCCCCTGGACCGCGACGAGCCGCGACGGGTCGCCGAGTCCGTGCGCACAATGGGTCTCCGCTACGCAACGATCACAGGGGTCACCCGTGACGACCTGCCTGACACTGGTGCGTGGCTGTACGCCGAGACAATTCGCCAGATCCACGCGCTAAACCCTGGCGCCGGTGTTGAAGTCCTCGCTGACGACCTCGGCGGGCGACCGGAAGACCTTGAGCAGGTGTTCGAAGCATCGCCCGAGGTGTTCGCGCACAACCTTGAGACGGTGCCCCGCATCTTCCGGCGGATCAGGCCAGGGTTCCGCTACGAGCGCTCACTTGGGGTGCTCGAGCGGGCCCGCGCCGCGGGAATGATCACGAAGTCAAACCTCATTCTCGGCATGGGCGAGACTAGCGCCGAGATCAGCTCGACGATGCGCGAACTTCGCGACGCGGGCTGCGATATCCTCACCCTCACCCAGTACCTCCGGCCGTCGAAGCTGCACCACCCGGTCGAACGTTGGGTTCGCCCGGAAGAGTTCGTTGACCTCACGAAAGAGGCTGAGGGGTTGGGCTTCAGCGGGGTGCTTGCGGGCCCGCTCGTGCGTTCTTCTTACCGGGCGGGCAGGCTGTGGGCTCAGGCAATGACCCGAAAAGGCAACGCGATCCCCGCGCAACTGCGGCACTTGGAGAAAGCAGCAGAGACCGCGGACCTGGCTTCGACGTTCCCGCAGGCCGTCGCGACCCTGTAG
- a CDS encoding methylenetetrahydrofolate reductase, with protein MNATLLTGSAPTRARFSFEVFPARSGAAALALGNSVQHLSAVGPDFISVTYGANGSNRDASLDLLAYLRDHTDALPLAHLTTVRESREAIRDTIHRIMDAGIHDFLALRGDPPQGLDESAPEVAGSLSALELTELIAEARAERPAFTSVGRTAVAAYPNGHPLSRGRSADIDWLLAKEAAGAQFAITQLFFEADEYLSFADAAREAGLGMPLLPGLMPVSTSGQLRKVASLAGRPAPPALERALEEAGGYAPELGVEHTIGLARELLEGGAPSIHLYTFNRHEQVLAVLADLDLLPAR; from the coding sequence GTGAACGCGACGCTCTTGACGGGTAGTGCGCCCACGCGCGCCCGCTTCTCATTCGAGGTCTTCCCGGCACGGTCGGGGGCCGCGGCGCTCGCGCTCGGCAACTCGGTGCAGCACCTCTCTGCCGTCGGCCCCGACTTCATCTCGGTGACCTACGGGGCGAACGGCTCGAACCGCGATGCGTCGCTCGACCTGCTCGCGTACCTCCGCGACCACACCGACGCGCTGCCGCTCGCCCACCTCACGACGGTGCGCGAGTCGCGCGAGGCGATCCGCGACACGATTCACCGGATCATGGATGCCGGGATCCACGACTTCCTCGCCCTGCGCGGAGACCCGCCGCAGGGCCTCGACGAGTCGGCTCCCGAGGTCGCGGGGTCGCTCAGCGCGCTCGAACTCACCGAGCTGATCGCGGAGGCGCGGGCCGAGCGGCCGGCTTTCACAAGCGTGGGGCGAACAGCCGTTGCGGCGTACCCGAACGGGCACCCGCTCTCGCGGGGGCGCTCCGCCGACATCGACTGGTTGCTCGCGAAGGAGGCCGCGGGCGCGCAGTTCGCGATCACGCAGCTCTTCTTCGAGGCAGACGAGTACCTTTCGTTCGCGGATGCCGCTCGGGAAGCTGGGCTCGGCATGCCGCTGCTGCCTGGGCTCATGCCTGTCTCGACAAGCGGGCAGCTTCGGAAGGTCGCGTCGCTCGCGGGCCGCCCCGCGCCTCCCGCCCTGGAACGCGCGCTCGAGGAGGCTGGCGGGTATGCGCCCGAGCTCGGTGTCGAACACACGATCGGCCTCGCGCGGGAGCTGCTCGAGGGTGGGGCGCCCTCGATTCACCTGTACACGTTCAACAGGCACGAACAGGTGCTCGCCGTGCTCGCTGACCTCGACCTGCTGCCTGCGCGGTAG
- the lipB gene encoding lipoyl(octanoyl) transferase LipB, with the protein MRFHPAPSRSTASPEFSAAPSFVVAGLSPNLVTYSAGLALQQEAAARLEAGVDTGTVLALEHEPVFTAGRRAERNEYPSDGTPVVPVNRGGRVTWHGPGQLVVYPVIRLTHGFGGADLVHALERALIATAAEFGVSGNLIEGRTGVWALPAAPGPLVPAKFAQIGIHVGRRIVSHGLALNCNNDLSPFDTFTPCGITDAGVASLTQLAGRTITPADALPALQVHLAPVLERFAA; encoded by the coding sequence ATGCGTTTCCACCCCGCGCCTTCCCGTTCGACAGCGTCCCCCGAATTCAGCGCCGCGCCCAGTTTTGTCGTCGCAGGGCTCTCACCCAACCTGGTCACCTACTCCGCGGGGCTCGCACTCCAGCAGGAGGCAGCGGCGAGGCTTGAGGCCGGCGTGGACACCGGCACCGTGCTCGCGCTCGAACACGAGCCAGTCTTCACAGCCGGAAGACGAGCAGAGCGCAACGAGTACCCGAGCGACGGCACCCCCGTTGTTCCGGTGAACCGGGGCGGGCGGGTCACTTGGCACGGGCCGGGTCAGCTCGTCGTCTACCCGGTGATTCGCCTCACTCACGGATTCGGCGGAGCTGACCTCGTGCACGCGCTTGAGCGGGCGCTCATCGCCACCGCTGCCGAGTTCGGTGTCTCAGGCAACCTCATTGAGGGCCGCACCGGTGTGTGGGCGCTGCCCGCCGCGCCGGGACCTCTGGTGCCCGCCAAGTTCGCACAGATCGGAATCCATGTCGGTAGGCGAATCGTGAGCCACGGGCTCGCACTCAACTGCAACAACGATCTCTCGCCGTTCGACACGTTCACCCCGTGCGGCATCACCGATGCTGGCGTGGCCTCGCTCACCCAGCTCGCGGGCCGCACAATCACGCCTGCAGATGCGCTCCCCGCGCTACAGGTACACCTGGCCCCCGTTCTCGAGAGGTTTGCCGCATGA